One genomic segment of Gammaproteobacteria bacterium includes these proteins:
- the ispF gene encoding 2-C-methyl-D-erythritol 2,4-cyclodiphosphate synthase: protein MRVGHGFDAHCFSSDRVLILGGVTIQFDRGLLAHSDGDVVIHALCDALLGAAGLGDIGRHFPDTSMEFAGIDSRELLRRVMACLRRIGLIVGNVDITIVAQVPRLAPYLETMRMNLASDLEVSVGQVNVKATTTERMGYTGREEGIAAHAVALLIVHPNLARKPLVLAMVEEAPPSVFSCS from the coding sequence ATGCGTGTTGGTCACGGCTTTGATGCCCACTGTTTTTCATCGGATCGCGTTTTGATCCTGGGTGGTGTCACTATTCAATTTGATCGCGGGCTATTGGCCCATTCGGATGGTGACGTAGTAATCCACGCCCTCTGCGATGCTTTATTGGGAGCCGCAGGGCTTGGGGATATCGGGCGACATTTTCCGGACACTTCGATGGAATTTGCGGGTATTGACAGCCGCGAATTATTACGCAGGGTCATGGCTTGTTTACGGCGGATCGGGCTGATTGTGGGGAACGTTGACATCACCATCGTTGCCCAGGTACCGCGACTTGCTCCTTACCTGGAAACAATGCGGATGAATCTGGCATCTGACTTGGAAGTGTCGGTTGGTCAGGTGAATGTCAAAGCTACTACTACCGAACGCATGGGTTACACTGGCCGGGAAGAAGGTATTGCAGCTCATGCCGTGGCGTTGTTAATTGTTCATCCAAATTTGGCGCGGAAACCGCTGGTTTTAGCCATGGTGGAGGAAGCGCCGCCTTCTGTTTTTTCTTGCAGTTGA
- a CDS encoding Methyltransf_33 domain-containing protein — translation MNNKFLIDTLEGLTAPNKYLKSCYMYDATGDNLFQEIMKLDGYYLTHCEYEIFEKYNDEMMTIFSDSTEKFNLVELGAGDGHKTKIILKNYEKSHKKTTYIPIDISENILTLLKNDLAILHPDLQIKPIVGDYISALKMLMNSEEKCKNVVMFIGSTIGNFLPSETEIFLQELTSCLDSGDMMLIGFDLKKSPSVIKKAYPSNIFSESLVKNILVRINNELQGNFELECFEYFFFYNPVNGLGESSLISKKNQTVNLLASNTEISFKAWEKISVCYHQKYEEADIEIFAEKSGFTVVRNFYDVNKYFCNSIWKLK, via the coding sequence ATGAATAATAAATTTCTAATAGATACTTTAGAAGGATTAACGGCTCCTAATAAATATTTAAAAAGCTGTTATATGTACGATGCAACGGGCGATAATTTGTTTCAAGAAATTATGAAACTTGATGGTTATTATCTCACTCATTGTGAATACGAGATTTTTGAGAAGTATAACGATGAAATGATGACTATTTTTTCTGACAGTACAGAAAAATTTAATCTTGTTGAGTTGGGGGCAGGTGATGGTCACAAAACCAAGATTATTTTGAAAAATTACGAAAAAAGTCATAAAAAAACAACTTATATCCCAATTGATATTTCAGAAAACATTTTAACGCTACTAAAAAATGATTTGGCGATATTGCATCCAGATTTGCAAATAAAGCCTATAGTTGGCGATTATATTAGTGCATTAAAAATGCTGATGAATTCTGAAGAAAAATGTAAAAATGTGGTGATGTTTATTGGTAGTACCATAGGTAATTTTTTGCCCTCAGAAACCGAAATTTTTTTGCAAGAACTGACAAGCTGTCTTGATAGTGGCGATATGATGCTCATAGGATTTGATTTGAAAAAAAGCCCTTCAGTGATTAAAAAAGCTTATCCTTCAAATATATTTTCTGAAAGTTTAGTTAAAAATATTTTAGTGCGGATTAATAATGAGTTACAAGGTAATTTTGAATTAGAGTGTTTTGAATACTTTTTTTTTTACAATCCCGTTAATGGCTTAGGAGAATCTTCATTAATTAGTAAAAAAAATCAAACGGTTAATTTATTAGCTTCTAATACTGAAATTAGCTTTAAAGCATGGGAAAAGATTAGTGTTTGCTATCATCAAAAATACGAAGAAGCTGATATTGAAATTTTTGCAGAAAAATCGGGATTTACGGTCGTGCGTAATTTTTATGATGTTAATAAATACTTTTGTAATTCTATTTGGAAATTAAAATAG
- a CDS encoding hypothetical protein (Evidence 5 : Unknown function) produces MTLLHGFYPVRSHNSDELWLEVESLIDKTKGILVIDDSTLDKPYARQIDLVNYHWSGKHHATVPGINLITLLWTDGDSYVPCDYRIYTKRLPAKAGRFL; encoded by the coding sequence ATGACGCTTTTACACGGCTTTTATCCCGTAAGGAGCCACAATTCAGATGAATTGTGGCTGGAAGTAGAATCCCTCATCGATAAAACCAAAGGGATTTTGGTTATCGATGATTCAACTCTTGACAAGCCTTACGCTCGTCAAATCGACCTGGTCAATTATCATTGGTCAGGGAAACATCATGCAACCGTTCCAGGAATCAACCTGATTACGCTGCTTTGGACGGACGGCGATAGTTACGTCCCCTGTGATTATCGAATTTATACTAAACGACTACCGGCTAAAGCCGGTAGGTTTCTCTAA
- a CDS encoding hypothetical protein (Evidence 5 : Unknown function): protein MNPPKCSAHDYIQFLIATPRNYSCTEAAKVSPIINAPPAHDAFTRLLSRKEPQFR from the coding sequence ATGAATCCTCCGAAATGCAGTGCACACGATTACATCCAGTTTTTAATCGCCACCCCGCGTAATTATAGTTGCACGGAGGCTGCCAAAGTCTCCCCGATAATTAACGCTCCTCCCGCGCATGACGCTTTTACACGGCTTTTATCCCGTAAGGAGCCACAATTCAGATGA